One genomic region from Phoenix dactylifera cultivar Barhee BC4 unplaced genomic scaffold, palm_55x_up_171113_PBpolish2nd_filt_p 000046F, whole genome shotgun sequence encodes:
- the LOC103711991 gene encoding UDP-rhamnose/UDP-galactose transporter 1, with product MEEGKKSAVSDAGAWAMNVVSSVGIIMANKQLMSPAGYAFSFATTLTGFHFGVTAFVGFVSNATGFSSSKHVPLWELLWFSIVANTSITGMNLSLMLNSVGFYQISKLSMIPVVCVMEWILHSKHYSKEVKMAVVVVVVGVGVCTVTDVKVNAKGFLCACIAVLSTSLQQISIGSLQKKYSIGSFELLSKTAPIQALSLLFLGPFIDYYLNGKSLIKYNFSSGAIFFILLSCVLAVFCNMSQYLCIGRFSATSFQVLGHMKTVCVLMLGWLLFDSQLTLKNIMGMVIAIVGMVVYSWAVELEKQASTKIALTKTSLTEDEIRLLKDEVENAPVKDVELGETKA from the exons atggaggagGGGAAGAAGTCGGCGGTGTCAGACGCGGGGGCGTGGGCCATGAACGTCGTCAGCTCCGTGGGCATCATCATGGCTAACAAGCAGCTCATGTCCCCCGCCGGCTACGCCTTCTCCTTCG CCACCACACTGACTGGGTTCCACTTTGGGGTAACTGCATTCGTGGGCTTCGTGTCGAATGCGACTGGATTTTCTTCTTCAAAGCATGTTCCTCTGTGGGAGCTTCTCTGGTTTTCCATTGTTGCCAACACATCCATCACTGGGATGAACTTAAGTCTCATGCTCAACTCTGTCGGCTTTTATCAG ATCTCAAAGTTGAGCATGATTCCGGTTGTCTGCGTGATGGAGTGGATCCTTCATAGCAAACACTATTCTAAAGAAGTGAAGATGgcagtggtggtggtggttgttGGTGTTGGTGTCTGCACAGTGACAGACGTAAAAGTTAATGCCAAGGGGTTTTTGTGTGCTTGCATAGCAGTGTTGTCAACATCCTTGCAACAAATT TCAATTGGTTCCTTGCAGAAGAAGTATTCAATCGGTTCTTTTGAACTGCTGAGTAAGACTGCCCCAATACAAGCCCTTTCTCTTCTGTTTCTTGGACCTTTCATAGATTACTACCTGAACGGCAAATCTTTAATAAAGTACAACTTTTCTTCTGGTGCAATT TTCTTCATACTTCTTTCATGTGTTCTTGCTGTATTCTGCAACATGAGCCAGTATCTTTGCATCGGTCGTTTCTCAGCAACCTCATTCCAGGTTCTGGGCCATATGAAAACCGTCTGCGTCCTTATGCTTGGTTGGCTACTGTTCGATTCACAGCTGACACTGAAAAACATAATGGGAATGGTGATAGCCATTGTAGGGATGGTTGTCTACAGCTGGGCTGTGGAGTTGGAGAAGCAAGCGAGCACTAAAATTGCTCTTACCAAAACTAGCCTAACTGAAGATGAAATCCGCCTTCTGAAAGATGAAGTGGAAAATGCACCTGTAAAAGATGTAGAGCTTGGGGAAACAAAGGCCTAA
- the LOC103712002 gene encoding NAC domain-containing protein 17-like, with the protein MYDLRSVGCTIQRLKSRNRERERLHRPRRPQATAFFLSFPSLNPSTTEPKEGCEGGGGGRETGKAALPLSLSYYQPLTGDGSGAGVPRADEPEEGRRRRRGRGRGRVSSWGSEVVPPGFRFHPTDEELVLYYLKRKVCRRRIRLPMIGDVDVYKWEPWELPERSLLRSGDKQWYFFSPRDRKYPNGSRSNRATKCGYWKTTGKDRTISQNSKAVGNKKTLVYYRGRAPKGERTDWVMYEYTLDDQMLMSCSNVQDSYALYKVFRKSGPGPKNGEQYGAPFVEKEWEDDSKEDTMPGHPQGGDSTSMLGEGSMLPMDDLEDLLLQISDEQDIIPQPSECSAFVSEIDVEAEDGSLPVVPSLGDANFTEQNLNWCELSSEEPDFQIARPDPAYILPTETPVTTSTNCSDQGQLKVDEEFLEIRDFNDPESTEWRVDDASNKDIIHETGGFYDAYDYFDATRFLDEEFVPLDGAGQNPYFDECQASFITTELWTHEQDFSTSTAGETNHIIMAPPASGIVNASAPSNVGKNTQGQFSSVRDDSDSWFSSALSALLDSVPSSPAIASENALISRAFQRVSSFRAGQIGTQEPNAATGGGTVASGRQRGSHSGGFLFISFLVGLVAVFWVLTIGAAVKVFKGLWGKFISS; encoded by the exons ATGTACGATTTGAGATCTGTGGGGTGCACGATCCAACGGTTGAAGTcgcgaaatagagagagagagaggctccaTCGCCCGAGGAGGCCCCAGGCCAccgctttcttcctttctttcccctCGTTAAATCCTTCGACCACGGAGCCGAAGGAAGGTTGCGAGGGAggtgggggggggagagagacagGGAAAGCTGCTCTCCCGCTTTCTCTTTCTTATTATCAACCGTTGACCGGCGATGGGAGCGGCGCCGGAGTGCCGAGGGCCGATGAGCCGGAGGAGGGGCGACGACGGCGACGAGGACGAGGGCGTGGCCGGGTTAGCTCTTGGGGAAGCGAAGTGGTGCCGCCGGGGTTCCGGTTCCACCCGACGGACGAGGAGCTGGTGCTCTACTATCTGAAGCGCAAGGTCTGCCGCCGCCGCATCCGCCTCCCCATGATCGGCGACGTCGACGTCTACAAGTGGGAGCCCTGGGAACTCCCAG AAAGATCACTGTTGAGGAGTGGTGACAAGCAATGGTACTTCTTTAGCCCTAGAGACAGGAAGTACCCTAATGGATCGAGATCCAATCGAGCTACCAAATGTGGCTACTGGAAGACTACAGGTAAGGACCGGACCATCTCTCAGAACTCCAAGGCTGTGGGTAACAAGAAGACCCTTGTTTACTACCGTGGTCGTGCTCCTAAGGGAGAACGCACCGATTGGGTCATGTATGAGTATACCTTGGATGATCAGATGCTTATGAGCTGCAGCAACGTGCAG GATTCTTATGCTCTCTATAAGGTCTTTAGGAAGAGTGGACCCGGTCCAAAGAATGGGGAACAGTATGGTGCACCTTTCGTAGAAAAGGAGTGGGAAGATGATAGCAAGGAAGACACCATGCCTGGACATCCTCAGGGTGGTGACTCCACTAGCATGTTAGGTGAGGGGAGCATGCTTCCAATGGATGATCTGGAGGACCTTTTGCTACAAATATCGGATGAACAAGACATAATTCCACAACCTTCTGAATGTTCTGCATTTGTTTCAGAG ATTGATGTTGAAGCAGAAGATGGGAGCCTTCCTGTGGTGCCGTCTCTTGGAGATGCTAATTTTACTGAACAGAACCTCAACTGGTGCGAACTGAGCAGCGAGGAGCCAGACTTTCAGATCGCCAGGCCAGATCCTGCTTACATTCTGCCTACTGAGACTCCTGTGACAACATCCACGAATTGTTCCGATCAGGGCCAACTCAAAGTTGATGAAGAGTTCTTGGAAATCAGAGATTTCAATGATCCAGAGTCTACAGAGTGGAGAGTAGATGATGCCAGCAACAAGGACATCATTCATGAAACTGGTGGATTTTACGATGCTTATGATTATTTTGATGCCACCAGGTTTTTAGATGAAGAATTCGTGCCTCTTGATGGAGCAGGCCAGAATCCATATTTTGATGAATGCCAAGCATCTTTTATCACCACTGAGCTCTGGACACATGAGCAGGATTTCAGCACGTCAACTGCTGGAGAGACAAATCATATTATCATGGCACCACCAGCATCAG GTATTGTAAATGCTAGTGCTCCATCAAATGTTGGGAAGAATACCCAGGGGCAGTTTAGTTCTGTTAGAGATGATTCAGACTCTTGGTTCAGTTCGGCACTCTCAGCCTTACTAGATTCTGTACCGAGCAGTCCTGCAATAGCCTCAGAGAATGCTTTAATAAGTAGAGCATTTCAACGTGTTTCGAGCTTCAGAGCAGGGCAGATTGGTACTCAAGAACCAAATGCCGCAACAGGTGGAGGCACTGTGGCCTCTGGGAGGCAGAGGGGGAGCCACAGTGGTGGATTTCTTTTTATCTCATTCCTGGTTGGACTGGTTGCTGTCTTTTGGGTGCTGACAATTGGAGCTGCAGTAAAAGTTTTCAAAGGTTTATGGGGCAAGTTCATATCATCATAG